The sequence AATGCtgaaaaatgtatagaaaataagACTCCTCTTTATACTTATACCACTCTTTGATGTGGTCAAACCAAGAACtcatatatattaaagaaaaataataagaatacatTGCTTATTGTAAGCTCTCACCATTAACAGTATTGGCAAAAACAAGGTGTtgaatattattttatgtattttagtttAACGGTTTATTATAAAAAGGAAACGCAATCACACTGCAGTTTACTCTCCTTGTTACGTGCTCCATATAAATCAATTTCCTAAGATCATATTGGCACGTGCAATCTTATCAATAGCTAGATATTTtcatttgcttgtattttatacttcaaagtggaatatgcagatattttgaAGGCAATGCTAAATAAATACCAAATCACTTCCTGTACTGTAACTCTGGTTCACTCTAATGGTGTAGCTGCAATCCAGGCCATCTGACCTATTGCACAGGAAGCGATTAGCTACCAGGAAGAAACAGGTTGAACTTCTGCAGTGTAGTACTATATCCTGAAAGTTAAAATAATGAACCAAAAtatcttcaacacaagaaaaaaaatatattctctcccCTACACTTTCATGATGTTTGCACATTCTGTGTGattcttattgcagttactcagCAGTATGTGGTGGTTACAAAAAAAGCATTACCTTGGCCATGAAGAAAGTTTTTGTGGAAATGGTAAGATGACACAGCTGTATGCTTGAGTCACTTTTTCCTCCTTAGAACACCAATAAGGAAAATTCACTcatcagaaaaaaacattatgagcccctgttttttttttttttttttttttgtagagcatTCTACAAGCATAcccttttaattataaaaaaatggcACCTTACTCCCTGAATTTGGCAAAAAGCAGACCATTAACTTGTAATGATTACGGTTTAATTGACTATTATGTCTTACTCCTGCAATATTTATTCTCCTATTTTATAACAGAGGAATAATGATATTTATTAATAAAGAAGTTAACTAGCTTTTAAACAGTGGTTAGATTTATATTCACCTTTCCATTGGGAGCCATGTTGATGTGCAGTCAGCAAGTTCGTTAAAGGCAGTTAACGTACAGTTTAAACAGCTGGAATGGCTGTGGAGTGTGGTTTGGGCATTTGAAAGGAAGAGGGAGGTGCCCACTTAAACGAGGCAACCGAACCACACAATAGAAAATGTGCCCACTGTGATTGGAGCAGGTTGTGTTCTTCACAATATTTGTGAAACAGAAGTAGAGTAGTTTCAAGCTGACTGGTTCGCTGAGACTGAGACTGACATCAGAGCTTTCGAGCAGCACAACGATGAGAAGGTTACTGCCAGAGCACGGTCGACAAGCTTTCTCTTTCAGATGCTACTGCTAAGCAATATACTGCTTCCAGAAAGAGTGCAGAAAAAGGCTTTTGAAGACCAAAAAGCAGGTATATACATGTAATATGTTTTTAGGAAACTGCTTTGCTTACAAACTGTTCCTTGCAAAAGATATCCTTGTACATGTACAGGAACCACGTTAGAACCAGACTGTGTATCTGCATAGACTGGATTGGATGATGATTCTTGAATTTCTTGACCCTCTTCTTCCATTTACCTGGTAGCACCCAAGCACATTAACGTTTTTAATTTTAGCAACACTTTGATGTGAGACTTCTGGCGCTGATgttgaaaatgttaaatgtttgatGGTAAAGAAGCCAGGTCTGGAGCACTCAAACATGCTTGAGGGACGCAAGTCCCCTTACAACATGGctcggataaaaaaaaaaaaaaaaaaaattgtaatcctTTCAGTACGGGTGGTGAATGGGGTGGGGGCGGAGGGaaaattgagaaaatgtgcgGTTGTCGAAACTACACTGCGTGAAGACCGGACGGTACAACTTTTACAATTTACGAAGACTACGCATTGTCTTCGGGGGTAGGGCAGGGCCCTCGGGTGTGAGTTTTACGAACTGCCCTGCGTTCGAGGGGAATGTGGACAATTGGCAGTTGTCATGAATTGATTCTCCCAGTAAGTGTCTGCAGGTTGACCCTTTGGGGTCTGTATTACGGCCCACAGACATCTGGTTTTGCACACCTGAACTAGTCAATAGTGACACTTAAAGAGTATTTTCACAAATTTGCTCAAATCAGAACTGTGTTGACATGTTTGGATTAATTGATTATGTTGGGGAAAATAGCAGGGAAATTGCCCCAACAACtatttgccagaaaaaaaaaaaaattgtctccCGTGTATGTTTTGGAATCCTAGTTCTGAACACGCAATAGCTCTTGAACATTGATGTTGAGCATCAGATTACATGACCTCTGGCAATACTTGTAGGGACTCTTGCCTGGTATGAAATTCAACTCTCCAGGCATTTGTAATTTGATATCAATATGCTTCTTTATAAGGCAAGGTCTCCCTTAAAAGCATTATGAGCTGGCCAGTTCAACAGAAGTACTACAGGACAGAAGTTTAAAGGTAAGGACCACACCATGTTACTGCTACTGAAGTGTGATGTCTTTGGGCTTCTCTTGCAATATCTCTTAGACTATTATATACATTATCCATTTGTAAGGGGTCTGATTTAACccgaaaatatatataaacagcaaggagtaaagttgtttagttttccggTAAGTTCTGTGTGCAgttatacttgcaactccactacaaaataaaacttgactgGAACGGAGAAATGCCTCCATATGTGTAAATATGCATTCAttggggatttaaactgttgatgACAACTTTGTTATCAACGCGTATTTGTGcgtaagcatttgtttatttcttttttaaataaaaccagatttctactggaatatttattctttcttgatatatatatatatatatatatatatatatatatatatatatatatatatatatatatatatatatatatatatatattacactcgATTTCACCGGATCTTTTTCAttgaataacaccgtgtaacaattttttttatttttttgttcctgggtagtaagtgttatttcctaattgcttatgcctcaaaagtatagcaaatggctattattccccacaaactttgcttttgtaatcaggacagtaatatttcaaaatatcactatttccaatgggaaaacgggcaaatgtgtgtcttttcgttcacataaagtcagaaaaaaacaacatatgaatccaaattaacatgtatttatactaaagtaatacaaaaatgactacaaaagatttagaagtgagtagtttttcgagatttacgattatactgtaaatacatacaatatacaaaaaaatacaaaagcaaagttcgtggggaataatagccattttctatacttttgaggcaaagcaattaggaaataacacttactacccaggaacaaaaattgtgttacatagtgtaattctacccgatttaaaaaaaaaatattcacctgaatttggaaaaaaaaaatcacccgaAAATCAGACGCCGAACTTATTTCTAATAGGTTTAAATATCCATATGCACCAATTAATTTCAACAGCTTTGCTCTTTCTTGCATGCAATATGTTCATACTTTATTAAGATGTTTACATATTCTAGAGAATTGTAACATCAAATGGATAACATACTTCGGAATAATAATTCATGTTTATTTGCCAAGTTGtatttaaacaaattgaattgtgtgtgtgtatgagagcgAGAGAATTCAAAAGCAGCAAACAGCTTTATATTCAAGGAGAATCGATAAATAATTAGTGAActaaagtaattgataaactgaaaatccattaaaatagtgagttttcagtttatcaattacatttatttttcctcaaaaaataaatatataaatgcagtaaATCATGGGTTTACATGACATGTGTCTTGCTTGTGCCATGAATGTTTACATCAATAagaacattctctctctctctctctctctctctttctctctctctctctctctctctcgctttaattttatattaaacacatgccGTTGCACGTTAGTTGGTGAAGGACTATATTAATATACACTGTTTTCATTGTAATTTGGCTTATTGTAATGCACTGAAGACATTTTGTTTGTCAGTATAGAAGAGTGGGTAATGGAATAATATAATTCAAGAATTTAGTATTGAATGTTTTTCTCAATGttgaagaaaatttaaaaaaccctATAAACCACTGTGGATTAAAATGATAAGGTTCTGTGTAATACCTGAAGCTTTGGGGGGGCAATTGATTTGATAACATCACTAAAAGCATTTGGTTGGAGATGGCATTCAATTCAACTTGGACTCAGGAGAGTTTTTGCCTAAGCTCCTGTTATTTAAACTGTGACTGCAGGTTAAAGTACACAAAAGCTTTAGTTACATTTGTTTGTGATGTGATTCCTCACAGCCTGACCATTTGGGACACACTAATTGCccctaaaacattttattttcatatgtttATACCATACTGAAAATAGGTGTCTCTTTATATTGTAGCGTACCAACTATTCAGATGATTATGGTtgggtgattttgttttttttatttatttttctgttattttagtaAATCAACTGGTTTATGCAACACAGATCTACATGTTAAGTAAATGCATTAgaatacaagttaaaaaaaataatacaaagagaaaatatatgaatatatgaacTGTGTCCAAATGAGAAGTCTGTTCTGTGTTTTTCACCCTGATGTAACATAGGTTGAAACCCagtgtagggtcgcaaaatgaagtgcagcgaTGATCAGAGGCAATCAATCACACcaattgttgcatcaaaggttaattgcagtggtcatcaaaatacagagagctccagagaataacagtcacttcatcagtaactaatgtattctgccggggtaaggcacatacatgggttatatagtttctacataaaattccctgctcctatcaggatttggcatgcagcagacaattcatccatccctaccccctaaactcatatactcaaccaataaaggatagctgtggggcatgactgccccctccgttgcggttgttatgttcactttggcctggaatttatgacctagcaagcaagcaggcattgcccttcttctaccacccccccactgcccctggacatctgacccaacctaatggtgtactgaaacattccacccttccccctcctttcacaaattccttactaaacattgtaaaactgcacccaaatgatcgttggttgatactgctatcctgttcggttccttcaccAGCGATTTCTTCCAGTTGTGTTGAACCTTTCTACTCGGGTACTGTACCATGGCAGACACTCCAGATTTTCAACTTTACCAACACAAAGGCTTCTACTTCATATCGGGGATTCATTCAGCGGAAGATTTGGATAAACTTAAGGATTGCGAAATCAGGGATACTGACATTTTTACAATCACATACCCCAAATCAGGTAAGACAAGAGCAGAGGAGAAAGTAGATCCGTTCCAGAAAGTATTATTTTTCAAAGTTCCAAGAGTAGGTATGATAGATAAGGGGATGAACGCAATCATTGAGACCATGTCTTCAGGGTAGAGGAACAATATTGATTAACAGTCCTGCCCATAAGAAATATTTTGAACACTTACTTACACCTGGTTGATTCCTTATCTTTGtttaaagagcaactttgtacaTGTATTTAATACCACACTTAACTAATATTGTCGTCTTGTTGTTTAAAATCActttgtatgttttctgttttggtaAATTACCCCTGTGACCTCTTCGGAGCTCTCGAGCGTGTTCTCATAGCTGGTAAACCAGAGTTCTCGTTAACCTGGGCCCAtgcagtggatgtaagaaataatacatttgttccATGCAgtgtttcttactgatgtattctGTACTTCTGCTACAGGCAGGGGTTAAAGGGAAGCAGGTTAGtttacactgtggtgtaccagatgtacttggaggttagacagtatattacagtacaaGACTACAGTGtattatagtacagtacattaacGTAAAGCACAagactacagtacatttgttaAGATCCTTTTACTGTTTCTTGTCCATGCCAGGTTGTTCTTTAACCTCTTTTTCTCATTGTGTTTTTCCTCTCTCAATTAACCGTAgtgttattttatacaaaaaatcaTGAGATCAGCCCAAACCTTATCTGCCTGTGGGGAATACAGTGGACTCAACATGCCCAATTAACTTTTAATCTGATACAattctttgtttaattaaaacaaggcATGGCAATTCTTTATAAAGGTCACAGGGTGCATGTTTCTCGTTGCTGGTATGTATCTGTATGATATCGGTGTATATGACTACATCCTTCATTCCTTTGTTTTACCTTCTTGTAGATTTTCATCAAAGACCTTGTGTCCAGATAGCTGTCGCTGAGGTCCGTCAAGTAAAGAGCTGTTTATAGTTTTATCCTGTTTAGGAAAAGTAGTCGAGACGAGCTTCTGATCAAACATGGCAACATTAAGGTTATTTATTTAGGCACACAGATTACAAGAAAACAGCAGAAACTTTATATTTCTCTAGTTTTAAgaaattgcattacatttttaattcagcAAACCTATGAGGATGGGGCAGTTTACATCCATTGATGggcagaaatgtttgtttttcttttataggAACGATCTGGATGCAGCAGATCTTGTGCTTGATTGATGCCAAAGGGGACCTCAGTGTAACAGACAAGCGGCTGAACGCGGATCGGGTTCCTTGGGTTGAGTTGACAGAGAACGCAAAGAAATTTGATTCTGCTCCGTCTCCCCGTATGCAAGTGTCCCATCTGCCTTACTACTTGGCACCACAGGGTCTCAGACAAAAAAAGGGGAAGGTTAGTGTTCATAAATGgtcaaaaataatgatttttgaaCACAGTAGAAGTCAAAATGGCTTATATGAAAATGCAGTAGCCTCTGCATTCATCTCATCAATATAGCAGACTACAGGTGAGCTATTGCACAgccgtttcacccattctaggttttactatgagcttaattagccacagtgtataggtaacaggcatatcttattaaactcacagtaaatcCAGGAACAGATCAAACCGCAATGGGAGTCCTATTTCCTCCCTGCAGTAGAGGGGAAACAGAACCCTATGAATGTTGCATTTGTTCTCGCCATGTGGTGCATGCGTTACACAGCTCTTTATTTGCACCCACAAAGCATCTGCCCTGAAACCCTTTCTGATTTGGGGTTCCTGTGCTGGACTGACCCATATAAAAGACGGTGAACTAGTTTGCATATGATGACCATTGCATGGTTTTTCAAAGTAATCGGTTTCCTGACAAATACAGATTAAATACTGGATAGATTCTAGTAGCTTTGCTCCATATTTttgaaatattcaaatatttttttacgtAACTTATGACCATGAAAAATAATTGGTTGCAAATTGTATTTtagtcaaaaatgtaaaaataaatgtataaatgtccCCCACAGGTCATTTACGTAGCTAGAAACCCCAAAGATGTGCTGGTTTCTTATTACCATTTCCATAAACTTGCTGTAATAATGGAGACACCAAAGGACTTTAATGAGTTTTTCAATAAATTCATGGAAGGCAGAGGTAAATATAtcaagtaaattatttttaaaaacaaatgtaaagcttTTTATTTGAGTTTGCCTAGAAGGTAATGGAGGAATCCCTAACTGCAGCTTCGGTATTCAAACTATTGGGTGTAAAACCGATGCACGATAGTATCCAATAActccacagttaaaaaaaaaataaaaaaatcggaAAATTCCAATTTACCATGAACTGTTAGGCTGTGGGACATCTGGTTTTGAAACACCCAGAATTATAACAGTCAATGAACAAAATATCATTAACAGGCAGCATAACACATGGgaatgattattaataataatgtaagcaACATAATACAACTGCAAAATTTAATTTTTACCGCTGTAGAAAAAACACTAACTGCATATACAGTAGCTGCTTCCAAAACCTAATTATCCCACTACTTTTACTGTAATCAAAATATTGAAACTTGACcatgtgtgttttggtttttttttggcacTATTAACTGACATTTCTGAATCGTGGTATGAAAAGATTATGTACTGAATTGTATACAAAGGATTATCGCATTCATCAACTGAATAATGCTATGCTTCTCGGGAGTTTATTAGCCTTGTAGTCATGTACTAAATCTTCATTGTGGAGTTTTCAGTAGATATAGATTCTATTTACAACCACTTGCAGACAGTAAGAAACCAAACCAGCTGCAGATGCATGGTTGGCAGGGTGAGGTGTTACACCACAAGCCTGTGACATTCAAATGAAAAGCTGTCCTCTATGAGCCAAGTTTTTGTGAACTTGTGCAAGGCTCTGTTAAGTTTCAGTCCACACAATGTGTTTGTTCTTAAAACTGTCCACTAAAACAataagggcctcatgcactaaattTACTGAAATACTGTACGGTAACAGAAACCCATATTGCGTGCAAAAAGGAAGGCTTGACCACTctgttcactaatataataatatgcatgaataaggtaagctaaatgattcatttaccAGTCATCATAGCACGCAAAATGCTACACgcgttacacaccctttattttagtaagtgggcactccaaaggacaggtagcaCCATCCAGCACCAGTTACATCTTCAGAGGGTCTTGGTAGGATGAGGGGAGGTGGCCCAGTGTTACACAGATTTCTGTATCCCCTTGGATTTGACGCCTGCATAGATCAAGATCACTATATGTGAaggcttgatgtttctgaacagtatttacatgtagtaaaaataaaatgtgttttataagaaaaatacagttttataaggttagtTTTAAGcaagggtttc is a genomic window of Polyodon spathula isolate WHYD16114869_AA chromosome 6, ASM1765450v1, whole genome shotgun sequence containing:
- the LOC121317365 gene encoding amine sulfotransferase-like isoform X1, translated to MADTPDFQLYQHKGFYFISGIHSAEDLDKLKDCEIRDTDIFTITYPKSGTIWMQQILCLIDAKGDLSVTDKRLNADRVPWVELTENAKKFDSAPSPRMQVSHLPYYLAPQGLRQKKGKVIYVARNPKDVLVSYYHFHKLAVIMETPKDFNEFFNKFMEGRVCGSCWFDHITGWYTHKDEMNFLYLTYEEMIQDLKAAVLKICSFLGKQLDEQQIANVVKHCTFEQMKNNLNANYETISESLLNHKIGKFMRKGTVGDWKNHLTVTQNEMFDQVFQERMRKLPLKFVWDISEFKICS